The Melospiza georgiana isolate bMelGeo1 chromosome 1, bMelGeo1.pri, whole genome shotgun sequence genome contains the following window.
TTGTTTCCTCCTTGATGGTTCCAACCATTTTTGATGGTCTCTTCTTGTTCTTGATCATTCCAATTTTTGATGGTTCCTTCCCGTTTTTGAAGGTTCCCTCCCCATTATGATGGTTTCCTCCCGTTTCTGAtggtttctttccattttgttttctcctaCTCTTGGTGGTTTCTTCCCGGTTTTGACGGTTTCCTCCCATTTTTGATGATTCCTTCTTGGTTTTGATGGTTCTTTCTTGGTTTTGATGCTTCCTTCTCATTTTTGATGGTTTCCTCCTGTTTTTGATGGTTCCTTCCCTTTTTTGATGTTTCCTTGCCAGTTTTGATGGATTCCTCCCATTTTTTTGATGGTTTCGTCATGTTTTCTAATAGTTTCCTCCCATTTTTCATGGTTTCCTCCCGTTTTTACATGGTTTCCTCCCATTTTTCATGGTTCCTTCCATTTTTCACGGTTCTCTCCTGTTTTCGATGGTTTCCTCCCATTTTTCATGGTTTCTTTCCCGTTTCTGATGGTTTCTTCCCCATTTTGACCTTTTGTTCCCGTTTTTTCCCCAGCGGGTGCCGCCTACGCGTGCTGGACGTGACGGGAGTTCCGGACGACCCGGCCGGCCGCGCTCCGGACGGGATGAGCGTCTGGTCGGGCACGGTGGCTTTGGCCAAGGCTTGCGTGGAGGTGTCCAAGCACCAGCGGGAATTCCAGCGGCGCGGATCCAAGCGGCACAAAGGCCGCTCCGGCGCCGCCACGGCCGCGGCCGCTCCGCAGCCGCCGGGCGTCGACGTCCACGCCGACCTGTTCGTCAACGGGACGTCCTACGGGATCCTGCGCGACGCGCTCCAGACCGGATCCGCCGGCCCGCTGCGCCTCAAGTGCCGCGAGTTCCAAGCGGAGAAGCTCTCCCTGGCCGGGATCGTCAGCCTGCTGGAAACTCTGGACCCCTCCTGCGTGCGGAGGGTGGATCTGCGCTTCCGGAATTTGGGATTGACCGGGCTCTCGGTGATCCTGCCGCACCTCTCGCGCTTCCCGGAGCTGCGCAGCCTCAAGCTGCAGTACAGCAACGTGGACGTGCGGCGCCCCACGCCCGAGTCGGCCATCGGCATCCGGTGCCTGGCCGggcagctgggaatgctgcccAGCCTGCGCGAGCTCAACCTGGGATCCTCCCGGCTCTCCGGGAACCTGCGCCAGATCCTCTGGTGAGCTCCTcgcgcggcggggcccggccgggccctTCCCGCTCTTCCCCCCAAGGCTTGGGGGGCTTGGGGGTCTTTGCCACCCTCGGTGATCCCGTGGTTCCCGGATTTCATTGTCCCGATGTTCCCGTGGTTCCGTTATCCCGATAGTTCGTGACTCGGTGACTCCGTTGTCCCATCGTTCCATGATCCCAACATTCAGTGATTCCAGGATTCCCCAATGCTGAACTCGATGATCTTGGAGATTTTTTCCAGCTTAAGTGATCCCATAATTCCAGGATTTCATTCTTCCAATATTCCCACAAACCCATAATCCCAATATTTTATGGCTCAAGGCTTCCATTATCCCATAAATTCATGATCCCATAATTCCACGATTCCAAGATTCCCAAAGGTTGGTCTCGATAATCTTGGAGGTCTTCTCCAATCTTAgtgactccatgattccatgatttcattATCCCAATATTCAGTTGTTCCCATCAGCCCAATATCCTGTGACTCAACAATTCCATTATCACATAAATTCATGATCTCATAATTCATCCATTCCAAGATTCCCAGAGGTTGGGCTGGATGGTCTTGAAGGTCTTCTCCAATCTTGATGATcccttgattccatgatttcattATCCCAGCATTACCATGTTCCCATGATTCTGTTATCCCAATAATTCCTTACTCTGATTCCATGACCCCAGGATTCTCAAAGGCTGAACTTGGCAAtcttggaagtcttttccaatcttCGCCCCGTCACTCCAGGATTTTATTATCCCAACATCCACAAGATCCCATGGTTCTGTTATCCCAATAGTTCATGACTCAGTTATTCCATTATCCCATAATTCCACGGTCCCATCATTCCAGGAGTCTCACAGGTCAGGCTCAATGCTCTTGGATGTTTTTCCCACCCTCGGCGATCCCGTGGATCCAGGATTTCATTGTCCCGATGTTCCCATGGTTCCGTTACCCCGATAGTTCGTGACTCGGTGGCTCCATTGTCCCATCGTTCCGTGATCCCAACATTCAGTGATTCCAGGATTCTCCAATGctgaacttgatgatcttggagatTTTTTCCAACTTCAGTGATCCCATAATTCCAGGATTTCATTATCCCAATATTCCCACGAACCCATAATCCCAATATTTTATGACTCAAGGCTTCCATTATCCCATAAATACACGATCCCATAATTCCACCATTCCAAGATTCCCAGAGGTTGGTCTCGATAATCTTGGAGGTCTTCTCCAATCTTAGTGACTCCATGACTCCAGGATTTCATTATCCCATTGTTCCCATGATTCCCTTATCCCAATAGTTTATGAATCAACAATTCCATTATCACATAAATTCACGATCTCATAATTCCGCCGTTCCATGATTCCCAAGGTTTGGGCTcgatggtcttggaggtcttctCCAATCTCAATGATCCCTTGATTCCAGAAACTCATGATCTCTTTGTTCccgtgattccatgattccgtTGTCTCAGTAGTTCGTGACTCAGTGATTCCATTGTCCCATCATTCCAAGATCCCAGAATTCCCTGGTTCCAGGATTCCCAAAAGTTGGTCTcgatggtcttgaaggtctTCTCCAATCTTGATGATcccttgattccatgatttcattGTCCCAATATTCCCATGTTCCCATGATTCCCTTATCCCAATAATTCATGACTCAGTGATTCCATGATCCCAGAACTCCAAGATCCCAGGATTCTCAAAGGCTGAACTTGGGAATCTTGGAGGTCTTCTCCAATCTTAATGATCCCATAATTCCAGGATTTCATTATCCCAACATTCCCGCAATCCCATCATTCCAATATCCTATCACTCACCGCTTCCATCATCCCATAAATTCATGGTCTgataattccatgattccaggATTCCCAAAGATTGAGTttgatggtcttggaggtcttctccaacctTAATGATCCCTTGATTCCACAAACTCATTGTCTCATTGTTCCCATGATTCCATTATCTCAATAGCTCTTGACTCAGTGATTCCATGATCACAGAATTCCAAGTTTCCAGGATTCTCAAAGGCTGAACTTGGCAATCTTGGAGGTCTTCTCCAATCTTAGTGACTCCGTGACTCCAGGATTTCATTATCCCATTGTTCCCATGACTCCCTTATCCCAATATCCTGTGACTCAACAATTCCATTATCACATAAATTCATGATCTCATAATTCCgccattccaggattcccaaTGGTTGGTCTcgatggtcttggaggtcttctCCAATCTTAATGATcccttgattccatgatttcattATCCCAGCATTACCATGTTCCCATGATTCTGTTATCCCAATAATTCATGACTCAGTGATTCCATGATCCCAGAATTCCATGATCCCAGGATTCTCAAAGGCTAAACTTTACGAtcttggaagtcttttccaatcttCGCCCCATAATTCCAGGATTTTATTATCCCAACATTCACAGGATCCCACGGTTCTGTTATCCCAATAGTTCATGACTCAGTTATTCCATTATCCCATAATTCCACGGTCCCATCATTCCAGGAGTCTCAAAGGTCAGGCTCAATGCTCTTGGATGTTTTTCCCACCCTCAGTGATCCCGTGGATCCAGGATTTCATTATCCCGATGTTCCCGTAATTCCGTTACCCCGATAGTTCGTGACTCAGTGATTCCGTTGTCCCATCATTCCAAGATCCCAGAACTCCCTGGTTCCAGGATTCCCAAAGGTTGGTCTcgatggtcttggaggtcttctCCAATCTTGATGATcccttgattccatgatttcattATCCCAATATTCCCATGATTCCATTATCCCAATAGTTCATGACTCAGTGATTCCATGATCCCAGAATTCCATGATCCCAGGATTCTCAAAGGCTGAACCTGGCAATCTTGGAGGTCTTCTCCAATCTCAGTGACTCCGTGACTCCAGGATTTCATTATCCCATTGTTCCCATGACTCCCTTATCCCAATATTTTATGACTCAACAATTCCGTTATCACATAAATTCATGATCTTATAATTCCGTCATTCCAAGATTCCCAGAGGTTGGTCTcgatggtcttggaggtcttctccaacctCAATGATcccttgattccatgatttcattATCCCAATGTTCCCGTGTTCCCATGATTCCGTTATCCCAATAATTCATGACTGAGTGATTCCATGATCCCAGAATTCCAAGATTCCAGGATTCTCAAAGGCTGAACTTGATAATTTTGGAGGTCTTCTCCAATCTTAGTGACTCCATGACTCCAGGATTTCATTATCCCATTGTTCCCATGATTCCCTTATCCCAATAGTTTATGAATCAACAATTCCATTATCACATAGATTCATGATCTCATAATTCTGCCGTTCCATGATTCCCAGATGTTGGGCTggatggtcttggaggtcttctCCAATCTCAATGATCCCTTGATTCCAGAAACTCATGATCTCTTTGTTCccgtgattccatgattccgtTGTCTCAGTAGTTCgtgactctgtgattccattGTCCCATCATTCCAAGATCCCAGAATTTCCTGGTTCCAGGATTCCCAAAGGTTGGTCTcgatggtcttggaggtcttctCCAATCTCAATGATcccttgattccatgatttcattATCCCAGCATTACCATGTTCCCATGATTCCATTATCCCAATAATTCATGACTCAGTGATTCCATGATCCCAGAATTCCATGATTCCAAGATTCTCAAAGGCTGAACTTGGGAATCTTGGAGGTCTTCTCCAATCTCAATGATCCCATAATTCCAGGATGTCATTATCCCAACATTCCCACAATCCCATCATTCCAATATCCTATCACTCACCGCTTCCATCATCCCATAAATTCATGGTCCgataattccatgattccaggATTCCCAAAGGT
Protein-coding sequences here:
- the LOC131085231 gene encoding leucine-rich repeat-containing protein 14-like isoform X2 translates to MVFSVVAQLRRQLEEPGHDASGCRLRVLDVTGVPDDPAGRAPDGMSVWSGTVALAKACVEVSKHQREFQRRGSKRHKGRSGAATAAAAPQPPGVDVHADLFVNGTSYGILRDALQTGSAGPLRLKCREFQAEKLSLAGIVSLLETLDPSCVRRVDLRFRNLGLTGLSVILPHLSRFPELRSLKLQYSNVDVRRPTPESAIGIRCLAGQLGMLPSLRELNLGSSRLSGNLRQILCDLQAPLESLELAFCSLVPADLAFLSQSFHAPALKRLDLSGHDFSQGLLEPLRLLLEETSASLLHLDLMECRMADPHLDALLPTLRRCSRLRFLGLYGNSLSTAALKELLHKTLELPDLRLVVYPFPVDCYKPEPPRRVPGSRRIYEEPMDGERLAAATAEISQLLANSGRTDLVWTYNPYGHGTLDYFSL